taattaccctACATGAGTACTAATATAAGGAAAACAAGTGATCAAGAAGCTTGATAATTTGagcattaaaatataataaaattggcAAAAACATTATCCTTCCTTGATATGTTAATGCGGCTTGTCTCAACCatacttaataaaaatatgacaaGAGAAGCTAAATAACATTGCAGCAGATCGGAATTTCATTTCTATCAATTACTAGTAAAAGGTCCACAAGAATAGCCAACATCTAAAGTTGAAATGCAGATCATTCTAAAGATTGCCAAACAGCCACCTAATATTCCAGCAAACCATGTAACAATAGCACTGAAAAGAAAAACAGCACTAGCGACAAGTTTGAGATGCCAATACAAAAGATCAAATTGCTAACTGAAGTGTATCATAAAAAGAGCAATTTCGTATCAAAGGATCAGCTAACTTACCTCTGAAAGTTTATTATATCTAGATCGATGACTTTCATACTTATCATTAACTGATCCTTCTCGAGTCACGGTACTTTCTGCAATTTcataattagaaaaatataaaatgaggGAAAACAATTTGAACTAAATCAACAAAAGATAGCAAATTTATCTAAGTACCTCCATGAGTAATCTCACGTGTAGATGTATCACGATACCGTCTATTCACATGATTATTATGAACGCCATCAGAAACTCTATTAACCATTCCTTCATCATCTATGCTAGATGAAAAAGACTCAAGCTCTCCTTCCTCCATAGATGCGGCGGCCGCAACAGAAGTAGCAGAAACTCTTTCTTTTGGAACTTTAAATGCACCATAACTATCAGAACAACTTCCTTCTCGTTTTGCAATAGCTAGCACATCTAAAcctattaaatttcaaattatttaatcaattagatatcaaaaattaaaatttaaagacacTCAAATGAAAGAAATAAGTACCCAAAAGTGATTTTCTTTGAGGAGGTTTGAATTCTAGTCTATCCTTGCCAGGAGGAACAAATAACAATCCACCTCTCTCATTACTCTTTTCAGGTTCCATTGTTACTACTGTCGCGTCTATATCCATGATTCCACTGATCATAAAATTGCATAAACAGTCAATTCATCAATAATTAACTGATTAGTACTTCAATGATTAATTGAAACAATCATAATTAGATTCTATAGAGTTAGAAAGCTAATGCAgctaaaatcaaaacaattaacCATTTACCTGTAATTGAAATCTAAGCTGCCGTAGAGAGAAGAGCGAGCTTCTAGGGTTTAATTGAAACTGTGTGCAGTTGAATCAGAGAGCGATTGGTTTTTTCTTAcaattcctttttcttttccgGAAGAAATTTGGAGAACCGACTTTTGATTAATTTGACTGTTATTAGTAATATTTTGGACACGTTTTGTATCAGAAGAGGATGgacaataaaataacaaaattaaaatcgaACGAAATTTTAGTGGGGTTAATTAATGGATAAAAGAGATAAAAGTGGCAATCTAGGGTTTTTGAGGAAATTagaaaattagataaatataaggttattttagtattttaaaataaaagagaaaatagAATCTCTCTTTTATGCACTAGAATTTTAAATACGCATAACTTTCGCACGTAATTTAtaatgtttattaattaataaatatatttatcaactaataatattaataataacaataattacgattaaatatctcaaattttaaaaacatatatgtaaagtaaaataaaactcaaataactttgaatttaaatttaaacttaaataataagttatttaaaataaaatattatactaaTAAGTGActcattattaaatatatttataaaatagatcATATAAATACCATTCatcaatatatattatattaatattttactcAGTATaaagttagaattttttttttttatatataattagagAGAAGAAGCGGTTGTTGGAAAATTTAAACCCACGACTTAGCAGTTTGCTACGCTTTGACAGCTGCCCCTTCTCAAGAGCAGATGTGTTCCTCACCAGGTGAGGAGGAGCTGTTCCGCCGGTGGATCAGTTGGTTGAATAGTTGTCAGTGGCGTCGGGTCTCggtgataaaataattaagataattaaagtttgatttagttagatttttaattaattatagttaattagaatttattatatataattaatgttaaattaagattaattatgaataaaatttataattagcaATCTCgcttttgtgtgtgtgtgttttgtGTCCAATAGGTGACTTTGGAGAAATTCTTAcatagactcagtccaccacatCATCTAcagactaaacctatcatattatgacacgtcattaaaataatggcactgtCGTAATTTACTATTCAAaaatgtaaataagtaataaataaaattaaatagtgccattattttaatgacgtgtcataacatgataggttagtctacggatgacgtggtagattgagtctatctaagaatctGTGGTTACTTTGATGCTAGAGTGATAAGTTGCGGGTTTATTTGATTCAGAAGATTTGAAAAACGATTTTTTCGACATtttcgtgccaaattgagggAGTGCATTGATCCTatgtttaaaaagaaaaatactagtactaaactataaaaataaaaacgaacTTCAAGAAACTCTCTTCTTCTCCACGAAAACGACTGTCGCCGGATTTGAACTGGACACATGGATCCAGTCCACGACGGCCGTCCCACCCATCGAGTACTCACTAGACGAATCTGAATCATACTCATTCCTCCGATCAACGCTAGTGGGACCCAATTTCTTAAGATCGTGAATCCTGCCATTGATTGTATACAGAAATGATAATTCTTCTTAGTCATAATTAGGTCTGTTTTTATGGAGACGGAAAGGAGTCCTAAACGAAGACGACATGCCCCTGCTACTTTCTCCTCCAAAACTTCACAATCATTTAACGCACCCTAATGTATTCTTAATTGGTTGCTTCTCTTTGCTTATTTCAACCCTCAATTACAATGTGTGCTTAGCTGCAATGCACAGTTCCTCATAAAATGCACAGTGTGATTATCTGACTTATATAGCTTGTTAAGTTTCTGTGTTGATGTAATATGGCATTGTTTTTACAGGCTCGAAAAGATCTTACCGCTTGGGAGGATCGGCAGCTCTTGAGCTCAGGAGCTGTACGGGGACTTCAAGGAGTCCAGACTGAGCATGACAATGAAGAAGAACGCCGAGTCGTTCTTCTTGTTCATGGTAAGATTGGAACATTATGCCAGCCTAGCCATTTCATTTATAAACAGCACAATTTACCTTTGCGTATGTTAAATCTTTTTTCATGTATTATGATTTATGATAGATACAAAACCTCCTTTCCTGGATGGTAGAGTTGTTTTTACCAAACAAGCAGAGCCTGTCATGCCAATTAAAGATCCCACCTCAGATATGGCCATTATTTCTCGTCTAAGATCTACTCTGGTTAGAGAAATTCACGACAAACAGAGTATGAGTAAGTCACGCCAACGTTTTTGGGAGCTTGCTGGCTCGAAACTCGGTGATATTCTAGGTCTTGAGAAGACAGCTGAACAGGTTTGgttctttaactttttaattattttttccaaatcttttctgaaaacatagCATATCGGTCTAAAACTTCATTCTTTATGTTTATCATAGATTGATGCTGATACTGCTAGTGTGGGCAAAGAAGGTGAAGTTGATTTTAGGGAAGATGCAAAATTCTCACAGCACTTGAAAAAGGAGGAAGCTGTGAGTGATTTTGCAAAGTCAAAAACCATTGCTGAGCAGCGGCAATATCTTCCCATATATTCAGTACGAGATGATCTATTGCAGGTTTGAGACATCTTTTGCTATTTTGCTTCCCTAattgattttatctttctgaATTCTCTATAGGTAGTTCTGTCAGGGAAATCTTTTGTGGCCCTGTTTTGTTCACTCTGTTTCTTGATACGTAATCACAGGTGATTCGTGAAAATCAGGTAGTTGTTGTTGTGGGAGAAACTGGCTCAGGAAAGACAACTCAACTGACCCAGGTTCGCACATGCTTTACATCCTCTATTTTATGATTTTCTAGGCTTACAAGTTGGGGTATAGACAGCCCACAAGCTAAAAGGttaacatgttgattttgttGACAGTATCTCTATGAAGATGGATGACAACTCATCTTTTTCGGGCTCCTCCCTTGGAGATCAATAGCTTTTTTGtgcaacaaaaaatataaaaagaaaaggtcGTTACAACCAGTGGCATGGTAGGGTGCACCCAACCAAGGCGTGTAGCGGCCGTGAGTGTTGCAAAAAGAGTTAGCGAAGAGATGGAAACTGAACTGGGGGATAAAGTTGGTTATGCTATTCGTTTTGAGGATGTGACTGGGCCAAACACTATAATTAAGGTGGGTGATTTATTGATCTTTGCTAGCAGAGACATGCATTGTTATTTCTGTACTTCTGGATAATTCTGCCTGTAGTGCTGAATCTGCTATATGCagtgatgttttttttttttttgcattctGTTCTCCAACGATTTTTCTGTTAGAAGAAGAATAATGAGGATAGGTCAGGAGAAAAATAATGAGCTTTTGAACTGTCTAATTTCAAAATTTGACATATTTCCAGAAATAAAAGCATTGGAAAGCTTTGAAATGATCCGAATTACCATTAGAGTTCGAATCAGGATAATATTCATGTTCTGAGAATAGGATTCTTGATAAATTGATTCTCAACTGTCTAAGATATGATTTTTATAATACCAGTTGTTGACcgtaattttctttcttttttttccctCTAAATGATTTTTCATGGTTGCTTGAACTTGAACTTGTGTCAGGGAGTCGAATTCTAATTTGCTATGCTCAATTGTGCAGTATATGACAGAGGGAGTGCTTTGGCAAGAAACTTTGAAAGATTTTGATCTTGACAAATACCGGTGtgtatcttttttcttttaattattagttttatttaccAGAAATGAGTATTTAGCTTCATTAAATATGATTATTGCAGGGTTGTAGTCATGGATGAAGCTCATGAGAGATCGTTGAACACAGATGTGGTGTTTGGGATTTTAAAGAAAGTGGTTGCTCAGCGTCGTGACTTTAAGCTAATTGTGACATCTGCAACTTTGAATGTTGAgaaattttcaaatttctttGGATGGTAAATTTCATTTTCCCCTTTGTTTTCTAAATAAGGCTGCATCTCAACATAAATATTGTGTCTATTTAAATACAACcataattatcttttaaatgtGATGCAGTGTTCCGATTTTCCACATCCCTGGGAGAACATTTCCTGTAAATATATTGTACAGAAAAACTCCATGTGAAGATTATGTAGAAGCTGCAGTGAAGCAAGCCATGACCATCCACATTACCAGCCCTCCAGGTGACATCCTTATATTCATGACTGGCCAAGATGAGATTGAAGCGGCTTGTTATGCCCTCGCTGAGCGCATAGAACAACTTGTCTCTTCCACAAAGAAAGCAGTTCCTAAACTCTTGATACTTCCAATGTACTCCCAACTTCATGCTGATTTGCAAGCAAAAATATTCCAAAAGGCTGAAGATGGGGCACGCAAATGCATTGTCGCCACCAACATCGCCAAAACTTCTTTGACTGTTGATGGAATTTTTTATGAGATCGACACTGGGTATGGTAAAATGAAAGTTTACAATCCGAGGATGGGTATGGATGCTCTTCAAATTTTTCCTGCTAGCCGTGCTGCTGCAGATCAGCGTGCTGGACGTGCCGGCAGAACTGGTCCTGGCACATGCTATAGGCTTTATACAGAGAACGCATACCTAAACGAAATGCTGCCCAGTCCAGTGCCTGAGATCCAGAGGACCAACCTTGGGAATGTAGTTTTGTTGCTGAAGTCTCTCAAAATTGATAACTTGCTTGATTTCGATTTCATGGATCCACCTCCACAGGACAACATCCTTAATTCAATGTATCAGTTGTGGGTTTTGGGCGTGCTTAATAATGTTGGAGGCCTAACTGATCTTGGCTGGAAAATGGTTGAGTTCCCGTTAGACCCTCCACTGGCTAAGATGCTCTTGATGGGTGAAGGATTAGGATGTGTAAATGAGGTTTTGACAATTGTATCGATGCTTTCAGTGCCATCAGTATTTTTCCGACCCAAAGATAGGGCAGAGGAGAGCGATGCTGCCAGGGAAAAGTTTTTTGTTCCCGAATCTGATCACTTGACGCTGCTCAACGTCTATTTGCAATGGAAAGAGCACCAGTATCGTGGAGATTGGTGTAATGATCATTTTCTGCATGTCAAAGGATTACGAAAGGCGAGAGAAGTTAGATCCCAGCTGCTGGATATTCTGAAAACTTTGAAAATCCCGTTAACTTCTTGCGGACGTGAGTTGGACATTATACGAAAAGCCATATGCTCTGCATATTTCCACAATGCAGCGAGATTAAAGGCGTTGGAGAATACGTGAACTGTAGAAACGGAATGCCATGCCATCTCCACCCTAGCAGCGCGCTATATGGTTTAGGTTACACTTCAGATTATGTGTTGTATCATAAATTGATATTGACGACGAAGGAGTACATGCAATGTGCTACTGCAGTGGAGCCGCAGTGGTTGGCGGAACTGGGACCGATGTTTTTCTCGGTGAAGGATTCGGATACATCGTTGTTGGAGCATAAGAAAAAGCAGAAAGAAGAGAAAACAGGCATGGAAGAGGAAATGGAAAATTTGAGAAAGAAGCAAGCTGATGCAGAGAGGGAAACCAAAGAAAGGGACAAGGCAAAGAGGTtgaagcagcagcagcagcaagtTTCAATGCCAGGCTTCGGCCGAGGCGCTTCATCCACTTGTATGAGACCGAAAAGATTTGGTTTGTGAATAtcatgttagtgatatgcactaggtcaattatgtttgaccatgttttgactttatcattttattatttattgattggcagtttttatcattttatattaatgattaaaatacttgaatggttaattctttctaaggtcatcgagtatgtgacttgatagtagaacccttaggtttaataaaagaattatataccatttatccctagtcttaatagaacattgagactagtatgatgttgactgatgattatgttttactaatcatgtatatgagatattaagtcaaatcataggtgctatttgagaaataaagcactggatgacccactgtgagaatactacatagatcactgtcataagtaattctcattacagttctattagtataatcctttgaccttgaaatcatcatggatttctacatagctatttcatattttgatacagtcttacattatctttaacaagaTAATGGAATaaattgtcattggatatgaaagtaactatatgagaaatgtgagtgactgagaaggaatttgtccctcatttatttgagtaagatatctatgggccccttgaagaagatagactgaagaaaatgcatggtcatgctaattgataagaagttatcattttcagtctacttagagtcaagaaactaatgattgaatgttataaggatgacataattatgccttatattcaatctggatatcgagagacaaagggattaaaatattattgtaaatggttaaatcggattatcgatattcatataacttgggtagtcataatgtcttgctagaggccacttatgacttgtgggctgaaatagggatttcgagcctactgccaacgttatacgaacctacagggtcgcacactaagaacaggctcaaaacagttatgggttgtacaagcccaaagtgattaattatatatatatatatatatatatatataattcgtaatatatatatattaataaatatatatattaattcgaaatttaaggataagtgttttccttaatttattattttttggaagataataaatatagtaattaatatatatatggataattatcaaaaaagagtttttgataaacataaacttgtagaattgcaatgagattgaaattcgaatttgtctcaaaccctagtgttatttatcactataaatactcattaagcagttggtttgaggatcacgaaattcattattcactaaatcactaaaattcgaaattgcttgtgaagcaatagtgctagcacacaagcactagttttggctaaggtctgttcgtgtggatactcgtagaggacgcgttcttttggaggcgtttctgatccgaggccaggtatcaccaaagtgaaccacctccttccttcctacatttgctgttgaattcgacatacaagtaagtaattgttctgtttaattcgaattacatggatcttgatttgggtttttagataaatttttgaaattccgctgcgttatgaaccagtAAAACCCAACACATCTCATGTACGTCATAGAGAAGGACAGAAAAAATTTGGAATGTAAATATCATCTTACAATGGAAGATAAAAAGTAGATTGAGAACCAGCAAATATCTTAAATTTAAGACTACTTTGCACGGAAACAAGAAATAGATAACGCTGAGATAAAAAATCTtaagattataaatataaaatgttaagaGTTCCAAAATAGTTAATCGAAATGgaaatgaaatattaaaatgtaaaattagaCAAGCTCGTGTAACATTGTCTTTACGTGCAACATTCGACAAATTTCcgtataatataatttatggcTATAAGAAAATTTAGACATGCGTTTTGCCTTAGTTTAACCCATCAACATTATTTAATCTACTCCCTCCCTTTGTcctatttaatatatttgttaATGTCTCACTCaggtttatatttttagttttttttttaatttaaattttttccttaTTTACTTTTTTCCTTAAATTTAAATCTTCCAAATAGTTATAGCAAaagttaaaagtgacaattggTAGCTCAACTCAAAACACCAAACGCAAACTAGAAAATatagtcttttttttttgtaaacttAAGTTAGTTTTTATTCAATCCATTTTGACTCAAATATTTTAGactaaaaaacataaaaaaagactccgtcccacaaagatagaccacctttctatttttggtgtcccaaattataggccacTTTCTATATTTGGTAAGCAACTTAAAAACTCAAAGTCTTATATGCCCCTAATAAATATGCCTAGTTATCCTCAAATGAATTAATGACTTCATGTTCCAATACAAAACTCACCAATAAACAAATTAGACattgatatattatttatatatctaaaaattataaaaggataaaattggaaagcttaataaaaaaactaacttcaacaaacttaactatatttttcttaaatcttgTGTTTGTCTAAATGAACTATCTTtgtaggacggagggagtaataatcTTTCTTTCAGAAAAACTGGATCATATCTCATTTCCAATTTCTTATTTGGATAacgaacaaaatttaaaatcttacatttttaaatataacgATTAGATaatgattatttataaatttaattgtaattaaattttatatataaagaaCTAGATTATAATaagttttataaatattaaatttt
This region of Mercurialis annua linkage group LG1-X, ddMerAnnu1.2, whole genome shotgun sequence genomic DNA includes:
- the LOC126664596 gene encoding LOW QUALITY PROTEIN: pre-mRNA-splicing factor ATP-dependent RNA helicase DEAH7-like (The sequence of the model RefSeq protein was modified relative to this genomic sequence to represent the inferred CDS: inserted 1 base in 1 codon); this translates as MPLLLSPPKLHNHLTHPNARKDLTAWEDRQLLSSGAVRGLQGVQTEHDNEEERRVVLLVHDTKPPFLDGRVVFTKQAEPVMPIKDPTSDMAIISRLRSTLVREIHDKQSMSKSRQRFWELAGSKLGDILGLEKTAEQIDADTASVGKEGEVDFREDAKFSQHLKKEEAVSDFAKSKTIAEQRQYLPIYSVRDDLLQVIRENQVVVVVGETGSGKTTQLTQYLYEDGFTTSGMVGCTQPRRVAAVSVAKRVSEEMETELGDKVGYAIRFEDVTGPNTIIKYMTEGVLWQETLKDFDLDKYRVVVMDEAHERSLNTDVVFGILKKVVAQRRDFKLIVTSATLNVEKFSNFFGCVPIFHIPGRTFPVNILYRKTPCEDYVEAAVKQAMTIHITSPPGDILIFMTGQDEIEAACYALAERIEQLVSSTKKAVPKLLILPMYSQLHADLQAKIFQKAEDGARKCIVATNIAKTSLTVDGIFYEIDTGYGKMKVYNPRMGMDALQIFPASRAAADQRAGRAGRTGPGTCYRLYTENAYLNEMLPSPVPEIQRTNLGNVVLLLKSLKIDNLLDFDFMDPPPQDNILNSMYQLWVLGVLNNVGGLTDLGWKMVEFPLDPPLAKMLLMGEGLGCVNEVLTIVSMLSVPSVFFRPKDRAEESDAAREKFFVPESDHLTLLNVYLQWKEHQYRGDWCNDHFLHVKGLRKAREVRSQLLDILKTLKIPLTSCGRELDIIRKAICSAYFHNAARXKGVGEYVNCRNGMPCHLHPSSALYGLGYTSDYVLYHKLILTTKEYMQCATAVEPQWLAELGPMFFSVKDSDTSLLEHKKKQKEEKTGMEEEMENLRKKQADAERETKERDKAKRLKQQQQQVSMPGFGRGASSTCMRPKRFGL